A window of the Xiashengella succiniciproducens genome harbors these coding sequences:
- a CDS encoding glycoside hydrolase family 43 protein yields the protein MKEHVTAYVQMGKRSLRFGTLLLSALFVAGNMYAAKPKQAKAPVFTKFVYQGNDQVYNDNPLNEGEFYNPILQGCYPDPAIVKRGEDYFLVASSFSMFPGVPIFHSKDLVNWKQIGHVLDRKSQLKVGRSGIAEGIYAPALAYNPHNETFYMITTQFAEGMGNIVVKTKDPFQGWSDPYQLKFDGIDPSLFFDDDGKAYVVHNDAPAWGTARYQGHRVIKIWEYDVENDQVIEGTDQVIVNGGVNIEEKPIWIEAPHIYKRHGKYYLMCAEGGTGDWHSEVIFVSDSPKGPYVPAPSNPILSQRYLHPDRADKVDWAGHADLVEGPDGKMYGVFLAIRPNEKGRVNTGRETFILPVDWSGKFPVFENGLIPMKPVLKTPEGVVNKTGQEGFFPNGNFTFEENFKAVKLDYRWIGMRGPREDFLTIVKDGAQIKPFSANIKAVAPISSLFHRQQHRTFTATTTVKYKPESSKDLAGLVCYQSEKFNYVFGITKKGDKTIIVLERTAAGKSTIVASAEISYKDAVTLQVDAKGDDYRFNYSVDGVNFENLGGTVSGDILSTDVAGGFTGSLIGLYTTSDNDAVVE from the coding sequence ATGAAAGAACACGTAACTGCTTATGTACAAATGGGGAAGCGCAGTCTAAGGTTTGGAACCCTGCTGCTTTCCGCTTTATTTGTTGCCGGTAATATGTATGCGGCTAAACCCAAACAGGCCAAGGCCCCTGTTTTTACAAAGTTTGTTTATCAGGGCAATGACCAGGTCTACAATGATAACCCATTGAATGAAGGTGAATTCTACAATCCCATTCTTCAAGGTTGTTATCCTGACCCTGCTATTGTAAAAAGGGGTGAAGACTACTTCCTGGTTGCTTCATCTTTTTCAATGTTCCCGGGAGTACCCATCTTTCACTCTAAAGACCTTGTCAACTGGAAGCAAATAGGTCATGTGCTTGACAGGAAATCCCAACTTAAGGTAGGCAGATCAGGAATTGCAGAGGGAATCTATGCTCCAGCGCTTGCCTATAATCCTCACAATGAAACTTTCTATATGATCACTACCCAGTTTGCCGAAGGAATGGGTAATATAGTGGTTAAGACCAAGGACCCATTTCAGGGTTGGAGTGATCCATACCAACTTAAGTTTGATGGTATTGACCCAAGTTTATTCTTTGATGATGATGGCAAGGCCTATGTAGTACATAATGATGCTCCTGCATGGGGGACAGCCAGGTATCAGGGGCACCGTGTTATCAAAATCTGGGAGTATGATGTTGAAAACGACCAGGTAATTGAAGGTACTGATCAGGTTATTGTCAATGGTGGTGTAAACATTGAAGAAAAACCCATCTGGATTGAAGCTCCTCATATTTATAAGAGACATGGCAAATATTATCTGATGTGCGCTGAAGGTGGAACAGGTGATTGGCACAGTGAAGTAATCTTTGTTAGCGACAGCCCCAAAGGTCCTTACGTTCCTGCTCCTTCCAATCCTATTCTTTCTCAAAGGTATCTGCATCCGGACAGAGCCGATAAGGTTGACTGGGCTGGTCATGCTGACCTGGTAGAAGGACCTGATGGCAAGATGTATGGTGTGTTCCTTGCTATTCGTCCAAATGAAAAGGGAAGGGTAAACACAGGTCGTGAAACCTTTATACTGCCTGTTGACTGGAGTGGTAAGTTCCCTGTATTCGAGAATGGTCTTATTCCTATGAAGCCGGTGTTAAAAACACCTGAAGGGGTTGTTAACAAAACCGGTCAGGAAGGCTTCTTTCCGAATGGTAACTTCACATTTGAAGAAAACTTCAAAGCAGTTAAGCTCGACTACAGATGGATTGGTATGCGTGGACCAAGGGAAGACTTCCTTACTATTGTAAAGGATGGTGCTCAAATCAAACCCTTCTCTGCTAATATCAAGGCTGTAGCGCCCATCTCAAGCTTGTTTCACAGACAACAACACAGAACTTTCACTGCAACAACCACTGTTAAGTACAAACCTGAAAGTTCTAAAGACCTTGCCGGATTGGTCTGCTACCAAAGTGAGAAGTTCAACTATGTATTTGGTATTACCAAAAAGGGTGACAAGACTATTATCGTGCTTGAACGTACAGCTGCCGGAAAGTCTACCATAGTAGCTTCAGCTGAAATCAGTTACAAAGATGCAGTTACCCTTCAAGTTGATGCCAAGGGCGACGACTACAGGTTTAATTACTCAGTTGACGGAGTAAACTTCGAGAACCTTGGTGGTACTGTGTCGGGAGATATTCTATCAACTGATGTTGCAGGTGGTTTTACAGGTAGTTTGATAGGTCTTTATACTACATCAGATAATGATGCGGTTGTAGAATAA